One region of Parafrankia discariae genomic DNA includes:
- a CDS encoding bifunctional o-acetylhomoserine/o-acetylserine sulfhydrylase — translation MTESNWSFETQQIHAGAQPDPTTGARAVPIYQTTSFVFRDTDHAAALFALGEPGNIYTRIMNPTQDVFEQRVAALEGGVGALATASGQAAETLAILNLAEAGDHIVSSANLYGGTYNLFHYTLPKFGISVSFVDEPDDLNAWRAAVRPETRAFFGETIGNPRGDVFDTEGVAAVAHEAGVPLIIDNTLATPYLYRPFEHGADIVVHSATKFIGGHGTSIGGIIVDGGRFDYGASGRFANFTTPDPSYHGLVYWDALGHGSYIAKARVQLLRDLGPAVAPLNSFLFLQGLETLSLRVERHSSNALRVAEWLQARDEVSWVAYPKLANSPWYERASRVLPRGAGAVLAFGIEGGAAAGRKFVEGLELFSHLANIGDVRSLVIHPATTTHSQLTDAEQAATGVTPDLIRLSVGIEGIDDILADLDAGFRAAKSG, via the coding sequence ATGACCGAGTCGAACTGGTCGTTCGAGACGCAGCAGATCCACGCGGGCGCGCAGCCCGATCCCACGACCGGTGCGCGGGCCGTCCCGATCTACCAGACGACGAGCTTCGTCTTCCGCGACACCGACCACGCGGCCGCGCTGTTCGCGCTCGGTGAGCCGGGCAACATCTACACCCGGATCATGAACCCCACCCAGGACGTCTTCGAGCAGCGCGTCGCCGCCCTCGAAGGCGGGGTGGGCGCGCTCGCCACGGCCTCGGGGCAGGCGGCCGAGACGCTGGCGATCCTCAACCTGGCCGAGGCCGGCGACCACATCGTCAGCTCCGCGAACCTCTACGGCGGCACCTACAACCTGTTCCACTACACGCTGCCCAAGTTCGGCATCTCGGTGTCGTTCGTCGACGAGCCGGACGACCTGAACGCCTGGCGGGCCGCGGTACGCCCCGAGACGCGGGCGTTCTTCGGCGAGACGATCGGCAACCCGCGCGGGGACGTCTTCGACACCGAGGGCGTCGCGGCCGTCGCGCACGAGGCGGGCGTGCCGCTGATCATCGACAACACCCTGGCGACGCCCTACCTGTACCGGCCGTTCGAGCACGGCGCCGACATCGTCGTGCACTCGGCGACGAAGTTCATCGGCGGCCACGGCACCTCGATCGGCGGGATCATCGTCGACGGCGGGCGGTTCGACTACGGCGCCAGCGGGCGGTTCGCGAACTTCACCACCCCCGACCCGAGCTACCACGGCCTGGTCTACTGGGACGCCCTCGGCCACGGCAGTTACATCGCGAAGGCCCGGGTGCAACTGCTGCGCGACCTCGGCCCGGCCGTCGCGCCGCTCAACTCCTTCCTGTTCCTGCAGGGCCTGGAGACGCTCTCGCTGCGGGTGGAACGGCACAGCTCCAACGCGCTGCGTGTCGCCGAGTGGCTGCAGGCACGCGACGAGGTCAGCTGGGTCGCGTACCCGAAGCTGGCGAACTCACCGTGGTACGAGCGGGCGAGCCGGGTCCTGCCCCGCGGCGCGGGCGCCGTGCTGGCGTTCGGCATCGAGGGCGGCGCCGCGGCGGGCCGGAAGTTCGTCGAGGGCCTGGAGCTGTTCAGCCACCTCGCCAACATCGGTGACGTCCGCTCGTTGGTCATCCACCCGGCGACGACCACCCACTCGCAGCTCACCGACGCCGAGCAGGCGGCCACCGGGGTCACCCCCGACCTGATCCGGCTCTCGGTCGGCATCGAGGGCATCGACGACATCCTCGCCGACCTCGACGCCGGCTTCCGGGCCGCGAAGTCCGGATGA
- a CDS encoding putative leader peptide — protein sequence MPTPLMLVRREHIDLLRVTSAACTGGRPLG from the coding sequence ATGCCGACTCCGCTCATGCTGGTGCGTCGGGAGCACATCGATCTGCTCCGCGTCACCTCGGCCGCCTGTACCGGCGGCCGGCCGCTCGGCTAG
- a CDS encoding isopenicillin N synthase family dioxygenase, which yields MPDSPAASPARPHPAGGAGAVRLPVLDLRHYTAPAGRAERADFLDALRAACRDPGFLQLTGHGVPAAHTERIIAVSRAFFDLPLATRLEIENIHSPHFRGYTRLGHEITRGRPDLREQIDISDERPARVLGPDDPPYLRLDGPNQWPAAVPELRGAALDYLAELGRVARVLVRALAESLGLPPDHLDPTFATEPRSHLKLLRYLPAPAGAAAGRDAGEHDQEDGQGVGAHKDGGFLTFVLQDDVRPAHPGGSPADPGGSPGGRSGLQVADGGGGWIDAEAVPGAFVVNIGEMFELATRRYYRATVHRVVSPPPGHERVSVAFFFGPRLSATLEPMPLPAALLAEIPDAEPPDPENPIFAQHGTNTLKSWLRSHPEVARRHYADVTLPSGGGA from the coding sequence ATGCCCGACTCCCCCGCCGCTTCCCCCGCTCGCCCGCACCCGGCGGGTGGCGCGGGTGCGGTGCGGCTGCCCGTTCTCGACCTGCGGCACTACACCGCGCCGGCCGGGCGGGCCGAGCGAGCGGACTTCCTGGACGCGCTGCGGGCCGCCTGCCGCGACCCGGGCTTCCTCCAACTGACCGGGCACGGCGTCCCCGCCGCCCACACCGAACGGATCATCGCGGTGAGCCGCGCGTTCTTCGACCTGCCGCTCGCCACCAGGCTCGAGATCGAGAACATCCACTCCCCGCATTTCCGCGGCTACACCCGTCTCGGGCACGAGATCACCCGGGGCAGACCGGACCTCCGCGAGCAGATCGACATCTCCGACGAGCGGCCGGCCCGCGTCCTCGGGCCCGACGACCCGCCCTACCTGCGCCTGGACGGGCCGAACCAGTGGCCGGCGGCCGTACCGGAACTGCGCGGGGCCGCCCTGGACTACCTGGCCGAGCTGGGACGCGTCGCCCGGGTGCTGGTGCGCGCGCTCGCCGAGTCGCTGGGACTGCCGCCCGACCACCTCGACCCGACCTTCGCCACCGAGCCCCGCTCCCACCTGAAGCTGCTGCGTTACCTGCCGGCACCGGCCGGCGCGGCGGCCGGGCGGGACGCCGGCGAGCACGATCAGGAGGACGGCCAGGGCGTCGGCGCGCACAAGGACGGCGGCTTCCTGACCTTCGTCCTGCAGGACGACGTTCGCCCGGCACACCCGGGCGGCTCCCCCGCGGATCCGGGCGGCTCCCCCGGCGGCCGGTCCGGTCTGCAGGTCGCCGACGGCGGGGGCGGCTGGATCGACGCCGAGGCGGTGCCCGGCGCCTTCGTGGTGAACATCGGCGAGATGTTCGAGCTGGCCACCCGGCGTTACTACCGGGCGACCGTCCACCGCGTCGTAAGCCCACCACCAGGCCACGAGCGGGTGTCCGTGGCGTTCTTCTTCGGACCACGGCTGTCGGCCACCCTCGAACCCATGCCGCTGCCCGCCGCGCTCCTCGCGGAGATCCCCGACGCCGAACCACCCGACCCGGAGAACCCGATCTTCGCCCAGCACGGGACGAACACCTTGAAAAGCTGGCTGCGCAGCCATCCAGAAGTGGCCCGCCGCCACTACGCCGATGTGACGCTCCCGAGCGGAGGCGGCGCGTGA
- a CDS encoding bifunctional o-acetylhomoserine/o-acetylserine sulfhydrylase → MTDTIGASPARRNTAAPAGRKAVAPPPRETGEPGRPGQPVAGTPDWSFETRQIHAGTRPDPTTGARAVPIYQSTSFVFPDVAHAAGLFALTETGFTYTRVVNPTQDALEQRVADLEGGVAALATASGQAAQTLAVLNLASAGDHLVSSASLYGGTYALFRHTLADLGIETTFVDDPDDLDAWRAAIRPNTAACYGETIGNPRGNVLDIAGIADVAHEAGIPLLVDNTLASPYLTRPLEHGADIVLHSATKFIGGHGTSIGGIVVDGGRFDWGNGRYPRFTEPDPAYDGLVFLDEFPETAFILRARARLLRDLGPALAPMNAFLLLQGLETLSLRMERHSANALRVAEWLEARDEVGWVAYPGLPSSPWHAAAARYLPRGTGAVVAFGLRGGALLGPRFIEALQLHSHLANVGDVRSLAIHPASTTHAQLREDERLTSGVSADLVRLCVGIEGVDDILADLDGAFRAIARSH, encoded by the coding sequence GTGACCGACACGATCGGGGCCTCCCCGGCCCGGCGGAACACCGCCGCGCCCGCGGGCCGGAAGGCCGTCGCGCCGCCGCCCCGGGAGACCGGTGAACCGGGGCGGCCGGGGCAGCCGGTGGCGGGCACTCCGGACTGGTCATTCGAGACCCGGCAGATCCACGCCGGCACCCGCCCCGATCCCACGACCGGGGCCCGCGCGGTGCCGATCTACCAGAGCACCTCGTTCGTGTTCCCGGACGTGGCCCACGCCGCCGGCCTGTTCGCCCTCACCGAGACGGGGTTCACCTACACCCGGGTGGTCAACCCGACCCAGGACGCCCTCGAGCAGCGGGTGGCCGATCTGGAGGGCGGTGTCGCCGCCCTCGCGACAGCCAGCGGGCAGGCCGCGCAGACCCTGGCCGTCCTCAACCTCGCCTCCGCCGGCGATCACCTCGTCTCGTCCGCGTCGCTCTATGGCGGAACGTACGCCCTGTTCCGGCACACCCTCGCCGATCTCGGCATTGAGACCACGTTCGTTGACGACCCCGACGACCTCGACGCCTGGCGCGCGGCGATCCGCCCGAACACCGCGGCGTGCTATGGGGAGACGATCGGCAACCCGCGCGGGAACGTCCTCGACATCGCCGGCATCGCGGACGTCGCGCACGAGGCCGGGATCCCACTGCTCGTCGACAACACGCTGGCCTCGCCCTACCTGACCCGCCCGCTGGAGCACGGGGCGGACATCGTGCTGCACTCGGCCACGAAGTTCATCGGCGGGCACGGCACGTCCATCGGCGGGATCGTCGTGGACGGCGGCCGGTTCGACTGGGGCAACGGGCGCTACCCGCGGTTCACCGAACCGGACCCGGCCTACGACGGCCTGGTGTTCCTCGACGAGTTCCCCGAGACGGCCTTCATCCTGCGGGCCCGCGCCCGGCTGCTGCGCGACCTCGGCCCGGCGCTGGCGCCGATGAACGCGTTCCTGCTGCTGCAGGGCCTGGAGACGCTCTCGCTGCGGATGGAGCGGCACAGCGCCAACGCGTTGCGTGTCGCCGAGTGGCTCGAGGCGCGCGACGAGGTGGGCTGGGTCGCCTACCCGGGCCTGCCCTCCAGCCCGTGGCACGCCGCGGCGGCGCGCTACCTGCCCCGCGGCACCGGGGCGGTCGTCGCGTTCGGCCTGCGCGGCGGGGCCCTGCTCGGGCCGCGGTTCATCGAGGCGCTGCAGCTGCACAGCCACCTGGCGAACGTCGGCGACGTCCGGTCGCTGGCCATCCACCCGGCGTCCACCACACACGCGCAGCTGCGCGAGGACGAGCGGCTCACCAGCGGGGTGTCCGCCGACCTGGTGCGGCTCTGCGTCGGCATCGAGGGCGTGGACGACATTCTCGCCGACCTCGACGGGGCGTTCCGCGCGATCGCGCGGTCCCACTGA
- a CDS encoding TIR domain-containing protein, whose amino-acid sequence MAPRAMVEPVAFLSYAHKDDTGRGRLTRLRADLEHELCERSGRDIKIFQDRSDIVAGDVWRPTLETGLGKVLFLLPVVSPAFAASDECLREFTQFLALERAEQSRHGVRRRIIPIYWSEMDLAGLLAAAEESGDDRRAAMLRVLRDRQHHGSRPLSALRPSSGTYVREVGRLAQVMADRLPPPPTLGRRVAASVSLLTHRRGRVRTTLVATTTVLAVLVAFGLWNILGAGDGGGTAAGPDTGGPCGTAALEAMRSRQTAAIPGKLQCVGVRTDAAGAFAVADPNSGVGAPAGTGPLAGGPVGAAVPSAVERSVEAAWREVVAENERADREHGTPTGRLTVVLAGHLSSGEETDGLDNVELLTALTAMRRFNATHPDGPRMRVWAANLGGDAEFAAQAGDRIREATRNAGPVIVVGLGQTRDDSEKMINDIGQTELAGNTSAFSGVPMIAATQSGTDLTGEPGYFRIGGSDDRQAEMGLSWAPRGQLDQVVPFIVYDEADRWGRSMLDAYTGKLTSPEYESRFSGTAFETLLDQRVITYSTDPDTPRPLGQALADPQARICGDNPEIAGVEVTDAPRLIIYAGRTAELPELLTLLMTLPAKCRSNIHVLGGDALSDLRDGDAWETVQEILEKDPATRPKLLFSAFGPEDPSSARTLFDNGLIADFGPAVSEFRRVRDQLPEEDRPRFAEFPDSAAWALYDAVTLAGQVGLRAESCRREPALAGCRELLERADAVRETARRRPVLGFDGFDLYVALREVYQGRSGFVGVTGPLHAGVPDRALDVPDQGGGLDPTGKLMAVYELSAEPSRAVTTLRCAIPDPRVPAAASTRCDDGRLRPQAP is encoded by the coding sequence ATGGCGCCGCGGGCCATGGTGGAGCCGGTCGCCTTCCTGAGCTATGCGCACAAGGACGACACGGGTCGTGGCCGTCTCACGAGGCTCAGGGCGGATCTGGAGCACGAGCTCTGCGAACGCTCCGGGCGGGACATCAAGATCTTTCAGGATCGCAGCGACATCGTCGCGGGTGACGTCTGGCGGCCCACGCTCGAGACCGGGCTGGGCAAGGTCCTGTTCCTGCTGCCGGTGGTGTCCCCCGCCTTCGCGGCCAGCGACGAGTGCCTCCGCGAGTTCACCCAGTTCCTGGCGCTGGAACGCGCCGAGCAGTCCAGGCACGGTGTGCGCCGCCGGATAATCCCGATCTACTGGTCCGAGATGGACCTGGCCGGGCTGCTCGCCGCCGCCGAGGAAAGCGGCGACGACCGGCGTGCCGCCATGCTCCGGGTACTGCGCGATCGTCAGCACCACGGATCCCGGCCCCTGAGCGCCCTGCGCCCGAGCAGCGGGACGTACGTGCGGGAGGTCGGCCGCCTGGCGCAGGTCATGGCGGACCGGCTGCCCCCGCCGCCGACCCTCGGGCGCCGGGTGGCGGCGTCGGTGTCCCTCCTGACCCACCGCCGCGGCCGGGTGCGGACGACCCTCGTCGCGACGACCACCGTCCTGGCGGTCCTGGTCGCGTTCGGGCTCTGGAACATCCTCGGAGCCGGCGACGGGGGCGGCACCGCCGCCGGCCCGGACACCGGCGGCCCCTGCGGCACGGCGGCGCTGGAGGCGATGCGGTCGCGTCAGACCGCGGCCATCCCGGGGAAGCTGCAGTGCGTCGGGGTCCGGACGGACGCGGCCGGGGCCTTCGCCGTCGCCGACCCGAACTCCGGTGTCGGCGCGCCGGCGGGCACGGGCCCGCTGGCGGGCGGGCCGGTGGGCGCGGCGGTGCCCAGCGCCGTCGAGCGGAGCGTCGAGGCGGCCTGGCGGGAGGTCGTGGCCGAGAACGAGCGGGCCGACCGCGAGCACGGCACGCCGACCGGCCGGCTGACCGTCGTGCTGGCCGGCCACCTGAGCTCCGGGGAGGAGACCGACGGGCTCGACAACGTCGAACTGCTCACCGCGCTGACCGCGATGCGTCGGTTCAACGCCACGCACCCCGACGGCCCCCGGATGCGGGTGTGGGCCGCGAACCTCGGCGGGGACGCGGAGTTCGCCGCCCAGGCCGGGGACAGGATCCGCGAGGCGACCAGGAACGCCGGACCGGTGATCGTCGTGGGGCTCGGCCAGACCCGGGACGACTCGGAGAAAATGATCAACGATATCGGCCAGACGGAGCTCGCCGGCAACACGAGTGCCTTCTCCGGCGTGCCGATGATCGCGGCCACCCAGTCAGGGACGGACCTCACCGGGGAACCCGGCTACTTCCGAATCGGCGGATCCGACGACCGGCAGGCCGAGATGGGCCTGTCCTGGGCGCCGCGGGGCCAGCTCGACCAGGTCGTGCCGTTCATCGTCTACGACGAGGCGGACCGCTGGGGCCGCAGCATGCTCGACGCCTACACCGGCAAGCTGACCAGCCCCGAGTACGAGTCCAGGTTCAGCGGCACCGCTTTCGAGACCCTGCTCGACCAGCGCGTGATCACCTACTCGACGGACCCCGACACCCCGAGACCGCTGGGCCAGGCGCTCGCCGACCCGCAGGCCAGAATCTGCGGGGACAATCCCGAGATAGCCGGGGTCGAGGTGACCGACGCACCCCGGCTCATCATCTACGCCGGGCGGACGGCCGAGCTCCCCGAGCTGCTCACCCTGCTCATGACCCTGCCCGCGAAGTGCCGGAGCAACATCCACGTGCTGGGCGGGGACGCGCTTTCCGACCTGCGTGACGGAGACGCCTGGGAGACCGTCCAGGAAATTCTCGAGAAAGACCCGGCCACCCGGCCGAAGCTCCTGTTCTCGGCTTTTGGCCCGGAGGACCCGAGTTCGGCGCGGACACTGTTCGACAACGGTCTCATCGCCGACTTCGGCCCGGCCGTGAGCGAGTTCCGCAGGGTCCGGGACCAGCTCCCGGAGGAGGACCGGCCCAGGTTCGCGGAGTTCCCCGACTCTGCCGCCTGGGCCCTGTACGACGCCGTCACGCTCGCCGGGCAGGTCGGGCTGCGCGCCGAGTCGTGCCGGCGGGAACCGGCCCTGGCCGGCTGCCGCGAGCTGCTGGAGCGGGCTGACGCCGTCCGGGAGACCGCGCGCCGCCGGCCGGTCCTCGGTTTCGACGGTTTCGACCTCTACGTCGCGCTCCGCGAGGTCTACCAGGGCCGGAGCGGCTTCGTGGGAGTCACCGGGCCCCTGCACGCCGGCGTGCCCGACCGCGCGCTCGACGTGCCCGACCAGGGCGGCGGCCTGGATCCGACCGGGAAGCTGATGGCGGTCTACGAGCTCTCCGCGGAGCCGTCGCGCGCGGTCACCACCCTGCGCTGCGCCATCCCGGACCCGCGGGTCCCGGCGGCGGCGAGCACGCGTTGCGACGACGGCAGGCTCCGCCCGCAAGCACCCTGA
- a CDS encoding serine/threonine-protein kinase: MALKSLRAGDPLVVGPYRLAARLGSGGMGVVYLGVDGAGCQAAVKVLRDEYLEDEGFRRRFTREAAAIAVIDSPRVARLLDAEPAGDPPWIATEYVYGPTLLGAVAADGPAGREALRALATGLAEALRAIHDVDVVHRDLKPSNVILAADGPKVIDFGIAAGLPGTMTASGVVLGSVGYMAPELIAGDNRPGPAADVFGWALTVAFAATGRAPFGDGPLQALVLRTVQGDADIEGVPADLRPVVTTALRKRPELRPAAAELLRWLVSGDVPAGIDPRPDAERVLEVVTGPNAPVGRDAAVGRAALVGAGAAGDVPPGRPGPRRRAPAAGRRLVPAAGVVAIVAAAAGMNVVPGDALTAAQSSRVGQAALPAVSADGAGPTAESPAARDGRDRAAVPAPPPAPAPGEPPTATAAGATTAVITGAGRSASASARRGWAGHPATAGTAAESALAGLDRLLAPWRPVVGEAAAPRIPDLPDLPDLPSPAEVSEVSVDLPGPRSVLVLSRRPSDILSRSPVPSVELLRTLSWTRSKPGERAGRGAFRGY, from the coding sequence GTGGCGTTGAAGTCGCTGCGGGCCGGCGACCCGCTCGTCGTGGGGCCCTACCGGCTGGCGGCCCGGCTGGGCAGCGGCGGCATGGGTGTGGTGTACCTCGGGGTGGACGGCGCCGGCTGCCAGGCCGCCGTCAAGGTGCTGCGCGACGAGTACCTCGAGGACGAGGGCTTCCGTCGCCGGTTCACCCGGGAGGCCGCCGCGATCGCCGTCATCGACAGCCCGCGGGTCGCCCGCCTCCTGGACGCCGAACCGGCCGGTGACCCGCCGTGGATCGCCACCGAGTACGTCTACGGCCCCACCCTGCTCGGCGCCGTCGCGGCGGACGGCCCGGCCGGACGGGAGGCGCTGCGCGCCCTCGCGACCGGCCTCGCCGAGGCGTTGCGCGCGATCCACGACGTCGACGTGGTGCACCGCGACCTCAAGCCGAGCAACGTCATCCTCGCCGCGGACGGCCCGAAGGTGATCGACTTCGGCATCGCCGCCGGGCTGCCGGGGACGATGACGGCCTCCGGGGTGGTGCTGGGCAGCGTCGGCTACATGGCCCCCGAACTGATCGCCGGTGACAACCGGCCGGGCCCGGCCGCCGACGTCTTCGGCTGGGCGCTGACGGTCGCGTTCGCGGCGACCGGGCGGGCGCCGTTCGGGGACGGGCCGCTGCAGGCGCTCGTGCTGCGCACGGTGCAGGGTGACGCCGACATCGAGGGCGTTCCCGCCGACCTGCGTCCGGTGGTCACGACGGCGCTGCGCAAGCGGCCCGAGCTGCGCCCGGCCGCGGCGGAGCTGCTGCGCTGGCTGGTCTCCGGTGACGTGCCGGCCGGCATCGACCCGCGACCGGACGCCGAGCGGGTCCTCGAGGTCGTCACCGGCCCGAACGCCCCGGTGGGTAGGGATGCCGCGGTGGGTCGGGCTGCCCTGGTGGGCGCGGGCGCCGCCGGGGACGTCCCGCCCGGCCGTCCGGGTCCGCGTCGTCGGGCGCCGGCGGCGGGCCGCCGGCTGGTCCCGGCCGCCGGGGTCGTCGCCATCGTCGCCGCGGCGGCCGGGATGAACGTCGTCCCGGGGGACGCGCTGACCGCCGCGCAGTCCAGCCGGGTCGGGCAGGCGGCGCTGCCCGCGGTGAGCGCGGACGGGGCCGGCCCGACGGCGGAGTCGCCGGCGGCGCGCGACGGGCGGGACCGGGCGGCCGTGCCGGCGCCCCCACCCGCGCCCGCGCCCGGCGAGCCGCCCACCGCGACCGCCGCCGGCGCCACCACCGCGGTCATCACCGGGGCCGGCCGCTCGGCGTCGGCCTCCGCGCGGCGCGGGTGGGCCGGGCACCCCGCCACCGCCGGGACGGCGGCGGAGTCGGCGCTGGCCGGCCTCGACCGGCTGCTCGCCCCGTGGCGGCCGGTGGTGGGGGAGGCGGCGGCCCCGCGGATCCCCGACCTGCCCGACCTGCCGGACCTGCCGAGTCCGGCCGAGGTGTCGGAGGTGTCCGTCGACCTGCCGGGACCGCGGTCGGTCCTGGTGCTCTCCCGCCGCCCGTCCGACATCCTCTCCCGGTCACCCGTGCCGTCGGTCGAACTGCTCCGAACACTGTCCTGGACGCGGTCGAAACCCGGAGAACGTGCTGGTCGGGGTGCCTTCCGGGGGTATTGA